A genomic region of bacterium contains the following coding sequences:
- the tolB gene encoding Tol-Pal system beta propeller repeat protein TolB produces MIYRILTLINIFLINLQFAFAQTDIRISGPANGFPVALPVMCDAGGGSDAARNIPETIIRDLKISGLFQVIDPKTYVEAPGKCTTPESIAFTDWSVIGAEGLVKGDISVSGGQLQAKLYLFDVQRKQAVVGKMYSGDLRDSSKIAHRFANEIVKFFTGEPGIFGSQVAFVSKVGRFKELFIMDSDGQNVRQMTEDVGIVASPSWSPSGDKVIYTSYRSRTPELYWLPPEGGAPRQVTNRAGLEISPKYSPDGSKIAVAISAEGDTNLALMDLRGSVTQYLTRGGQIDVSPSWSPDGSRIAFCSNRGGGPQIYIMSASGGEATRISYTGSTYCTSPAWSPKGDKIAFVCLQGGPQIFMIDAQGGQAVQLTFGGRNEDVSWSPDGRYLIFSSDLGRGAKRIVIQNTNGAAAFPISSGRSEDSQPAWSPRVE; encoded by the coding sequence GTGATTTATCGGATTCTTACTTTAATAAATATTTTTTTAATCAATCTTCAATTCGCTTTTGCGCAGACTGACATTCGTATTTCAGGTCCGGCCAACGGCTTCCCTGTGGCATTGCCGGTGATGTGCGATGCGGGCGGTGGGTCTGATGCGGCAAGAAATATTCCAGAAACAATCATCCGTGATTTGAAGATTTCAGGACTCTTTCAAGTGATTGACCCCAAAACTTATGTCGAGGCGCCAGGGAAGTGCACGACCCCAGAATCAATTGCCTTTACAGATTGGAGTGTGATTGGAGCAGAAGGCTTAGTCAAAGGCGATATCTCCGTATCAGGCGGGCAACTTCAAGCTAAGCTTTATCTTTTTGATGTGCAGCGCAAGCAAGCTGTTGTTGGAAAAATGTATAGCGGAGATCTGCGCGACAGTTCGAAAATTGCGCATCGCTTTGCCAATGAAATCGTCAAATTTTTTACAGGCGAGCCTGGAATTTTTGGATCGCAGGTTGCTTTTGTCTCGAAAGTGGGCCGCTTTAAAGAATTATTTATCATGGATTCGGATGGGCAAAATGTTCGTCAAATGACTGAAGATGTTGGCATTGTCGCTTCTCCATCCTGGTCACCGAGTGGTGATAAGGTGATTTATACCTCATATCGCTCGCGTACTCCGGAGCTCTATTGGTTGCCTCCCGAAGGAGGAGCTCCGCGACAAGTTACGAATCGTGCGGGCTTAGAAATTTCTCCTAAGTATTCGCCTGATGGATCGAAAATTGCTGTAGCAATTTCTGCCGAGGGCGATACTAATCTTGCCTTGATGGATTTACGTGGGTCAGTGACTCAATATTTAACTCGTGGTGGGCAGATTGATGTTTCACCGTCATGGTCACCAGATGGTTCGCGGATTGCATTTTGTTCAAATCGTGGTGGTGGGCCTCAGATTTATATCATGTCAGCAAGTGGTGGAGAGGCGACAAGAATTAGTTATACTGGTAGCACCTATTGCACTTCCCCAGCTTGGTCGCCCAAGGGTGATAAGATTGCCTTTGTATGCTTACAAGGCGGTCCACAAATTTTTATGATTGATGCTCAAGGCGGACAAGCTGTGCAGCTAACATTTGGCGGCAGAAATGAAGACGTGTCTTGGTCGCCAGATGGACGCTATCTTATTTTTAGTTCCGATCTTGGTCGTGGGGCAAAACGTATTGTTATCCAAAATACCAACGGTGCAGCGGCTTTCCCAATTTCAAGTGGACGCTCTGAAGATAGTCAGCCTGCGTGGTCACCACGAGTGGAGTAG
- the pal gene encoding peptidoglycan-associated lipoprotein Pal: MGRLRSFALITTALLLASCCSKGGRDGMGVMDGSETGVLPGDLAGGPLADVNFAFDSSALDAKAQSTLAKNTQWLKDNASSKVELQGHCDERGTNEYNMALGERRARSVYDYYAKSGVDKKRMSTISYGEEVALDKGHDEMAWAKNRRVHGAVK; the protein is encoded by the coding sequence ATGGGACGTCTGCGTTCATTTGCATTAATTACAACAGCGCTTCTTCTTGCTTCTTGCTGCTCAAAAGGTGGCCGTGACGGAATGGGCGTTATGGATGGTAGCGAGACAGGTGTGCTTCCTGGCGATTTAGCTGGTGGACCACTTGCCGATGTTAACTTTGCTTTTGATTCTTCTGCACTAGATGCTAAGGCTCAAAGCACTCTTGCTAAAAATACTCAGTGGTTAAAAGACAACGCTTCAAGCAAAGTCGAATTACAAGGACATTGCGACGAGCGCGGAACTAACGAGTACAACATGGCTCTTGGTGAACGCCGTGCACGTTCAGTTTATGACTACTACGCAAAGTCAGGTGTCGACAAAAAGCGTATGTCAACAATTAGCTACGGTGAAGAAGTTGCTCTTGATAAGGGGCACGACGAAATGGCGTGGGCGAAAAACCGCCGCGTTCATGGCGCTGTAAAGTAG
- a CDS encoding tetratricopeptide repeat protein, translating into MKIAVQDVFVPLCLVVYLMGSTGCSSNQKPSLDEALGDIRSVQAKQGAAIDQLNAELRVIRGKLEEVEYAATGKTKELESRLAEFGSRVPPPAGVPGELLVQDEEAISKITGPAADQFKQGLMAVRNGNFPAAEEIMSGFATANPDTAFTDNALFWVGVSRDLRNNFDGAILAYGDAYKRFPAEDRAAVALYYLGDSFIKSGLKDEGIATFERLTEDYASSEYGEKAAVRLRELGKLAPKQVSKKR; encoded by the coding sequence GTGAAGATCGCAGTGCAGGATGTATTTGTTCCGCTCTGTTTGGTCGTTTACTTAATGGGATCTACCGGCTGTTCCAGTAATCAAAAGCCATCTCTTGACGAAGCGTTAGGGGATATTCGCTCTGTGCAGGCTAAGCAGGGCGCTGCAATCGATCAACTCAATGCCGAGCTGCGAGTCATTCGCGGTAAACTCGAAGAAGTTGAATACGCGGCAACTGGTAAGACCAAAGAATTAGAATCTCGACTTGCAGAATTTGGTTCGCGTGTGCCACCACCAGCTGGCGTTCCGGGCGAACTATTAGTTCAGGATGAAGAAGCCATTTCTAAAATCACAGGCCCAGCGGCCGATCAGTTCAAACAAGGTTTGATGGCGGTACGTAATGGGAATTTCCCAGCTGCAGAGGAAATCATGTCTGGCTTTGCAACTGCAAACCCTGATACGGCTTTCACGGATAATGCCTTATTTTGGGTTGGGGTTTCTCGCGATCTGAGAAATAATTTTGACGGTGCGATCCTCGCCTACGGCGATGCTTATAAGCGCTTTCCCGCAGAAGATCGCGCAGCTGTAGCATTATATTATCTCGGCGATTCATTTATTAAAAGTGGACTTAAAGATGAAGGGATTGCAACTTTTGAACGCCTTACAGAAGATTATGCTTCTTCTGAATATGGTGAAAAAGCTGCAGTGCGCCTGAGAGAGCTAGGAAAATTAGCTCCCAAACAAGTCTCGAAGAAACGTTAA